The genomic window ACAGCCGCGGGCAGAACGACGCCGAAGAGGCTGTCGACGAGCGCAACGAACACCGTGGCGAAGAAGCCGTACAGACCCGCGACCAGGCCGGTGTAGGCCAGCAGCGTCACCGCCGCGGCGCCCAGTCCGACCGGACGTCCGAGCCCGCGGACGACCTGCACGTAGAGACCACCGGGGTGACGTACCCGGCGCGCGAGCCCGCTGTAGCCAAGCACGAATCCGAGCAGGATCAGGCCGGCTAGCGCGAAGATCAGCGGGGTGGCGACGACCTTGCCGTTCTGCAGCGCGGTCGGGACGACCGCCCAGAGGAGGGTGAGCGGCGCATGGGCCGTGATCAGTAGCGCCACCAGGTGGTAGGTGCGCAGCCCCGCGCCGCGCGGCACCGGGGCGCTCACGCCGGACCCATTCTGAGTGCGCCGTCCAGGCGGATCGTTTCGCCGTTGAGCATCGGGTTGCCGACCACCGCGGCCACCAGATCCGCGTACTCGTCCGGGCGACCCAACCGGCTCGGGTGCGGGATTTGAGCACCCAGCGAGTCCCGGGCCGCTTCGGGAAGACCGAGCAGCATCGGCGTCTCGAACGTGCCGGGCGCGATTGCGCACACCCGGATGCGGTGCTGGGCGAGATCGCGCGCGGCGCACAGCGTGAGGCCGTGCACGCCGGCCTTGGACGAGGCGTATGCGGCCTGTCCGATCTGGCCCTCGAACGCCGCGATCGAGGCGGTGAGCACGACGACGCCGCGCTCGCCGTCGACCGGATCGACCGCCGCGATGCGCTCGGCCGCCAGGCGCAGCACGTTGAACGTGCCGACGAGGTTGATGCGGACGACGCGTTCGTAACGCTCAAGCGGGTGCGGACCGTGGCGCCCGAGGATGCGGCCGGGCGTCGCCACACCAGCGCAGGACACCACGGCGCGCAGCGGAACTCCGGTCTCGTCGACGGCGTCGAGCGCGGCGGCCACGTCCGACTCGGACGTGACGTCGGCCGGCACGAACCGGCAGCGTGGACCGAGATCGGCGGCGACCTTCTCGCCGTCCGAGCCGGGCAGGTCGAGCACGACCACGGCGGCTCCGAGCGCCGCGAAGCGGCGGGCGGCCGCCAGACCGAGGCCGGAGGCGCCTCCGGTGACGAGCACCGCGGAGCTGTCGTCGATCCGCATGAGTTCCCTCTCTGAAAGTCCGATCGAAAGCTGACCGCCGTCAAGCGGTAGGAGGCGGCGCGCGTCGCGGGATCGTCCGCTGGTTGAGGTGCCAGCCGGTTGTAACCGCAGATGGCGCGTGGACCGTATCGGTATACGTGAACACGGTCAACCTTTTGCGATGCCCCGCAAGCGCCCTTGCTGGCACAAATGGAAGAAGAACGAAGAAGGTACTCTTTCGGTTATCGTCTTTCGATCAACTTAATGTCGGGAGTACCGGCAGGAGCTGAGCCCTGGCGCCGATACGCTGAGAGCCGCGACACCGCAAGGAGGACGAGGGATGGCGACTGCTGCCGATACCGAGCTGGAGCAGACGACGCTGCACCTCGTGAACCTCATCGCGTACTCCGCGCACAACCGCACGTACCGTCGTCGCTTCGCGCTCGTCACCGGGCTCGACCTGCCCGGCGCGGAGATCGAGACGGTCACCGCGCTGACCGGCACCCCGATGACGACCGGCGCGCTCGCCGAGCGGCTCCGGATCGACATCACCCAGGCCAGCCGCCAGGTAGCCCGACTCGCGGCCCTGGGACTCGCCGAGAAGGAGCGCGACCCCGCCGATCGGCGTCGCATCGTGGTCTCGCTGACCGAGCAGGCACAACGGCGCGCCGACGCGTGGGCGGCGGTCTGGGTCAACGACTACGCGCTTCCCGTCGACGGTTGGGCCACCGAGGACGTCGACGCCCTCGGGGAGTGGCTGGCGATCGTCCATCGTGTGCTCGCGCCGGCGCTCACGTCGGTGCCGGAGCGGGACCTGCCGTCGAGTTGGGAACCGACCGGCGATGAGAACCGGGTTCGGTTCCTGCGGACGACCGTGCGTCTGGCCCGGCTGGTAGGTAACTCGCACGGTTTCCAAGACCTCCTGGACGAGGCCCGAACCAACCTGAACGAGCTGACGTACTTCACGCTCCGCGACATCTGGCGGCATGGGCCGACGACGGTCTCCGAGATCGCGTCCCGCCTGGCCATCGACGCGTCCCAAGCCAGCAAGCGGGTGACCGCGCTGCGGGAGCACGGCCTGCTCGACGAAGCGGTGGACGTGTTCGACCGGCGCAGCACCCGGCTGCGGGCGTCGCGGCGAGGTACCGCGGTCGTACGTCGCATTCATCAGAACCAGCTCGCCGGTTTCCTCGATCTGCTCGGAGAAGTCGACCCGGCGTCCCGCGGGCGCTGGACGACGCTGGTCAAGCGCTACGTCCACGTGCTGGCCACCGCCGAGGTGGACGAGCGGGGGTGGCTGGTGGCACGCGGCAGCACGGCGCGCCCGGTGACCGAGCGCGCCGCCGGCTGACCGAGGCCCCGCGACCGGGCTACGCGAGGGCGGACGCGTCGGCGAGGATCGACTTCAAGGGCACAGATGGATCGGCCACGACCGCTCGCGGCGGATGCCGCTCGTCTGCCAACGCCTTCTTCACCTGCAAGAAATCGGCGGGCGCGTTGACGCACTCGGCCGCGACCAGCCGGTCGCCCCGGTAGTAGAGCGTCGTCCTCCGTCCGGGCTTGGCGCCCGGCCGGACCAGCGCGTCGTCGCCGAGCTGCCGCAGGCCGGCGATCTGCAGCTTGAATGCCCCCTGATCCGACCAGAACCAGGGAACGCTCCGGTAGGTGCGGTCCTCGCCGAGGACGGTCCACGCCGCCGCGTTCGCCTGCTCGACGGCGTTGTCGACGCTCTCCAACCGCAGGCGCGACGTCTCCGCCGCGCCCGGCGTGGGATCCGGCAGGTTCGCGCAGTCCCCCACCGCCACGGTGACGCCGTCGGACGCAAGCGAACGACGGTCGACCACGACGCCGTCGGCGCAGTCCAGGCCGGCCGCCCGGGCCAGCTCGTCGCGGGGCACGACGCCCACGCCGACGAGCACCACGTCGGCGTCGAGCACGATCCCGTCGGCGAGTTCGACGCCGGTCGCGGCGCCGTCCGCGGTGACGATTCGCCGCGGCGCAGTGCCGAGGTGGAAGTCGATCCCGGCGGCGCGGTGCGCGTCGAGGAGGTACGACGCCGTCGGCGCCCCGAGTGCACGCCCCATCAGCTGGGGGCCGGCTTCCACGACCGCGACCTGCCGGCCCTGTGCCCGGGCGGTCGCGGCCGCCTCCAGCCCGATGAAGCCGCCCCCGACCACCACCACCACGCGCGCCCGGGACAGTCGGTCCCGAAGCCGCAGTGCCGAGTCGAGATCACGCAGGTACAGCACCCCGTCCGCGTCGGCGCCCGGCAGGTCGAGCCGTCGGGGTCGCGCGCCGGTCGCGAGCACCAGCCGGTCGAACGGGTAGCGCGCGCCGCTGGAAGCCCGGGCGATGCCCGACCCGCCGCCGGAGAACTCGACACCCCCCACCCGCTCGCCCAGCGTCACCGTGATGCGCTGATCGCGGTAGTACTCCGCATTGCGTAACGTGAGCGACTCGGCGGTCGCCGCCCCGGTCAGCAACGCCTTCGACAGCGGCGGACGCTGGTAGGGCGGGTGGGTCTCCTCGCCGATCAGGCGGATCGGCGAGGAGTACCCGAGTTCCCGCAGGCGGCTGGCGAGCTGGACGCCGGCCTGGGAGGCACCGACGACCAGCAGGCCCGCCCGCCCTGCGGTCACAGCTGCTCCGGCGGGATCGTCACGTGCACGTCGGTCCCCTCGCGCAGCACGAGCTGGCACGACAGCCGCGAGTTGGGCTCCCGATCGGTGGCCGCGCAGTCGAGCATCTCGTCCTCGTCCTCGCTCACCGGCGGGTAGGCGTCGAGCTCCCCCTCGGCGAGGAAGACGTGGCAGGTCGCGCAGGAGAGCACTCCCCCGCACTGCCCGACGATGCCGGCGACGCCGTTCTGCACGGCGGTGCGCATCACGGAGTCACCGACCTTGCCGTCGACGACGCGTTCCGCGCCGTCCGGCTGGGTGTAGAAGACCTTTGGCATGTGACGTTCTCCTTGCCGGTGCTACCAGGCGACCGGGAGTTCCACCATCGGCTGGCTGAGGTGATCGCGGTTCCACCTGATCTCGCCCGCCAGCCGCAACTGGGGCAGGCGCTTAAACAGCTCACCGATGCCGACCTGCATCTCCATCCGGGCCAGCGGCGCGCCGAGACAGTGGTGGAGGCCGTAGCTGAGCGTGAGTTGCGGGTTGTTCTGGCGGGTGATGTCGAACTCCGCGTCGTCGGGCAGGACGATGCCGTCGTGCGCGACCGCCGTCGGATCGATGAGGACGGCTTCGCCTGCGGCGATGAGCTGCCCGTCGATCACGACGTCCTCGGTGGCCACGAACGGCACCAACCCGCCGCCTCCACCGACCGGCGTGCCGAGCGCCCAGCCGCCGTGCCGCAGGATCTCCTCGACCGCGGTGGGCATCAGCCCGTCGACGTCGGTGAGCAGGAGCTCCCGCTGGGCGTCGTGGTGCAGCAGGGCGGCGACGCCGGTGGAGATGAAGTTCGCGGTGTTGTCGAAGCCGGCGATGATCAGGATCAGCGCGATCGGCATGATCTCGTCGTCGGTGAGCGACTCGTCTTTGTCCCGGGCGTTGGCCAGGTCGCTCAGCAGGTCTTCGCGCGGTTCGCGTCGCCGCTCCTCGATCAGCCCGCTCATGTAGCCGATGAGCTCGAGCATGTCGTTGGCGATCCGTTCCTCCGGCATGTTCGCCGTCGCCAGCGTCGACGCCGCCCACCGCTCGAATTTCGGCCGGTCCTCCGGCGGCACGCCGAGCAGGTTGCTCAGCATCTGGATCGGCAGACCCAGCGCATACTCCTCGACCAGGTTGGCCGGACTGCCCTTGGAGACCATCTCGTCGATCAGGTGGTTGGCGAACTCCACCGCGGACTCACGCATCGCCCGGACGCGCTTCGGCGAGATCGACCGCTGCACCAGCCGGCGGAGCTTGGTGTGGTGCGGCGGGTCCTCGAACTGGATCGTCGTCTTGAGGAAGTCGGGGAACTCGACGAAGTACGGCACGACCCGCTCGCCGGTGCGGAACGGCTCCCGGACGAATCGGGTGTCGCCCAGCATGTCGCGCGCCGCCTGGTTCCGGTGGATGACCCAGACGTCCCCGCCGAACGGCATCGTCATCTTCGTCATCGGCCGGTCGGCCGCGATCCGGTGGTACTGCTCGGCGGCCTCGTGCACGGGCCGCGGCCCGAACGGGTACTCGGTGCCGGGCGGATAGGCCCGCTCGGTGGTTTCGGTCATCGCGTGTCCTTCGATCTCAGGCGGTCGGCAGCGTCGCGGGCGCGACGACCTGGGGAGCGGCGTCCGGGGTGATCTCCATGACCTCGGCGAACCGGGCGGCGACCGTCTCCAGCGTCAGGTCCGGGTCGGTGAAGCCGGTCGTATTGACGATCGCCATCCGGTTGACGATGCCGCCCGCGACGTTGAACACCTCGCCGGTGACCGCGCAGTCGGGGTGCACCAGGTAGGCGGCGACCGGCGCGACCTGCTCGGACTTGAGCGACGTGCGCATGTACTCGAGAATCTCCGGCGGCAGTCCGTCGGCGCTCGCCTCGGCCATCCGGGTACCCGCCCCCGGCGCGAGCGCGTTGACCCGGATGCCGACCGCCGCGCCCTCCAGCGCGAGGTTGCGGGTGAGCCCGAAGACCGCGCCCTTCGAGCTGCCGTAGTGGGTCATCCCGGGATTGCCGAGCATCGCGGCGGAGATCGTGTTGACGATCCGCCCGCTGCCGGAGTCGCGCAGGTGCGGCCAGGCAGCTCTCGCCACGAACAGCGAGCCGAAGAAGTGGACGTCGAGGTGGCGCTGGTACTCCTCGACCGATACCTCGTCGAACGCGGCGGTGCGGACGATGCCGGCGTTGTTGATCACCGCGTCCAGCCGACCGTAGGTGTCGACCGCGGTCTGCACGACGGAGGCCGCGCCGTCCTCCGTGGACACGTCGGCACGGGACGCGACCGCGGTCCCGCCCTGCGCGGTGATCTCGTCGACGACCGCGGCGGCCGGGGCGTCGCCGTCGACGCCGGCGCCGTCGGTGCGGGCGCCGAGGTCGCTCACCACGACCGACGCGCCGCGGCTGGCGAGCAGGAGCGCGTGCGCGCGGCCGATGCCGCGGCCGGCGCCGGTGACGACGACCACGCGGCCGTCGAAGCGAAGCTCGTTCATCGTTGATTCCTCTCCGATCCGGGTCTGAGGGGTCACGGCCGGTTCTTGCCGCCGCTGACCGCGACGTCAGCCACCCAGATCGACGCGAGGCCCTCGGCCCGCGACTTCGCGAAGTCCATGACCTCGAGGCCGACCGTGACGTAGAGCGTCCGACGGTCCGTGCCGCCCAGCCCGCACGCCGAGCCGAAGCCGCTCTCGAGCGGAATCGCCACCGCGTCGGTCACGGTCCCGCCCTCGACGATCCGGACGACGTAGCCGCTGCCGGGCATCGCCGCCCAGACCCCACCCTCGTCGTCGAGGCAGATCCCGTCGGGCAGGAACGGAGCCGCGGCGAACGTCCGCCGGTTGCTCAGCGTGCCGTCGGCGGCCCGGTCGAGCACCTCCACGCGGCTCGCGAACGCCTCCACCGTGATCAGCCGAGTCCCGTCCGCGGTGATCGCGATCCCGTTGGCGCCCAGGAACGAGCCGACGTCGCTGAGTGCACGGACGCTGCGGTCGGGCTCGACCACCAGAAGGTCCGACGCGGCCACCTCCGCGCCGTTGAACAGATCGAAGCCGAGCTGGGTGACGTACGCGCGGCCGTCGGCGTCGACGACCATGTCGTTTATCGGACCCGGCGCCAGGTCAGAGAGGTCGGCCCAGGTCTCCAGCGCGGTGCCGTCCCAGACCAGGACCAGCTTCTCGTGCATCGAGGTGACCAGCACCCGGCCGTCCGGTAACCAGCCGAAGCCGCCCAGGACCACCTCGACGTCGGTCGCGGCGTCCCGCTCGCGGGCATCGATGAAGACCGACGTGCTGCCGTCCTCGGCCACCGCCAGGACGGTGTGGTTATACATGTCGCTGAAGTAGAACGCCCCGTCGTGCCAGCGCGGGCACTCCGGCCAGGAGAAACCGCGGGCCAACTCGCGGGCAGGGATCGACCGGGCGTTCCGCACGGCCTCGGAGACAGCATCCACCATGACAACCTCGTTGTTTCGTGGGGTCAAGTAAAAAGAAGAGTGATTCACGGGATGAGCGACACCGCGACCGCACCTGTGGGTTGAGTCACAGTAGCACTTAGATGCTTGTCGTCAAGTATTCGGTGAAGACCTCACCGAGCAGCGCGTGCTGCCGTTCGGTGAACGGCAGCTGCGGGCCGGCGTAGGCGAGTTGCAGCAGCTCCTTGGTGGCCTCGACGCCTCGGGCCGGGTGACGTGCGATCAACCCGGCGAGCCGGCGGGCCTCGGACACGGCCTGCCCCGGTGGGGTGAGCGCGGCGACCAGTCCCCGCGCACGCGCATCGACCGCGCTCATCGGCTCTCCGGTCAGCGCCAGGAGCATCGCGGCACCGCGCGGCATGGTCGCCGCCAGCGACCGCAGACCTCCGCCGGCCGCGAACAGGCCGTGCCGGACCTCGGGCAGCCCCAACCGCGCGTCGGTGGCGGCGACCACCGCGTCGCAGGCCAATGCCAGCTCCAGGCCGCCACCGGCCGCCCAACCCTCGACGGCCGCGAGCAACGGCGTCGCGGTCGGGGGCAGCAGATCGCTGGGCCCCTCCCCCGCGGTCACGTCGATCTCGCCGGCCGCGAACGCGGTCAGGTCCATGCCCGAACAGAACGTCCCGCCGGCGCCCGTGAGTACACCGGCCTTGAGATCCGGCCGCTCGTCCAGCTCGCTGACCGCGTGCCGGAGCAACCGCGTGGCCTCGCTGTCCAGCGCGTTCCGGACGTGCGGCCGGTTCAGCGTGATCACCCGGACACCGAGCGCGTCGTCGACCAGGACCGGTGGCTCGGCGGCCATCAGGAGACCACCGCCGGCGGTGTGGCCTCCGCGCGCAGCACGCGCCGCAGCAGCTTGCCCATCTCGTTGCGGGGCAGCTCGGCGCGGATCAGCACCCGCTCGGGCACCCGCGTCGAGCGCAGGCGCTCGGCCACCCACCGCTGGACCGTTCCCTCGTCGAGCGCGACGCCCGGGCGAGGGACGACCGCGGCGACGGCCACCTCCCCCCACTGGTCGTCCGGCACACCGAAGACCACGGCCTCGTCGACGTCCGGATGGGCGGCGATCACGTCCTCGATCTCGCCCGGCGAGAGGTTCTCGCCGCCGCGGACGATGACGTCGTCGAGGCGCCCCTCCACATAGACGTACCCGTCGTCGTCGATCCAGCCCGCGTCCCGGGTGCGGAACCACCCGTCGGCGTCGATGCGCGAGCCGGAGGCGTACTCGCCGGAGACCTGAGGGCCGCGCACCCATAGCTCACCGCGTTCTCCGGCCGGGAGGTCGGTGCCCACGGGGTCGCGCACCACGATCTCCACCGACGGCAACGGACGCCCCACCGATCCGAGCCTCCGCCGCACCGACGGGTCGGTCGAGGACCGCGCCTCGCGGTGCTCGTCGGGCCCGAGCACCGCGATCGACGACGTCGTCTCGGTCAGGCCGTACCCGTTGACGAAGTTCACGTGCGGCAGGAGCTCGAGCGCCTTCTCGATCACCGGGAGCGGCATCCGGCCGCCGCCGTACGACAGGTGCCGCAGCGCGGGCAACGCGGTGCCGTCGCGCTCGAGCACGTCGATGATGCGGGCCAGCATCGTCGGCACCAGCATCGCGTGGGTGACCTGCTGCTCGGCGGCGAGCGCCACCCAGGCGTCCGGGTCGAAATTCGGCAGCTGAACGATCCGGCGTCCGCTGTAGAGGCCGGTGAGCAGGCCGGCGACCCCGGCGATGTGGTACGGCGGGACGCTCACCAGCGCGGCCTCGTCGGCGCCCGCCGAGAGCAGTTCGGTGCCGCCCAGCACGTAGGAGGTGAGGTGACGGTGCCGCAGAATCGCGACCTTCGGCTTGCCGGTGGTACCGCTGGTGTGCAGCAGCACCGCCGGTGCCTCCGGATCGTGCTCCGGCTCGACCGGCGCGAGGTCGGGGACGGCCGCGGCGTAGGCCGCGGTCTCGACCACGTCGACGCCGTCGGCGAGTGCGACGCCCCGGAGCGTGCGCTCGTCGGCGATCAGCAGCGCGGGCGCCTGGTCGGCGACCAGGGCCTCGAACGGCGCCTTGGCCAGCCGGTAGCTGATCGGCGCGAACGGACGGCCCGCCACGGCCGCCGCGAACAGCGCCACGGGGAAGGCGATCGTCGCCGTCCCGGCGTAGAGCACCGGCCTCTCGGGTTGCCCGGCCAGCGCCGCCGCCGCGACGCCGACCCGCTCGCGCAGCTGACCGTAGGTAAGGCCGGAGCGACGGTCGCCGAGCGCGACCCGGTCCGGCTCGACCGACGCGACGATGTCCAGCAGGCTGACGATGTTCATCGGTCGCCCTCAGTCCGACGCCGGCAGCGCCTTGGCCGCGGCGAGCCGCAGCGGAGTACCGGCCAGCGTGACCGGGCCGCGGCCGGGCTTGGTGCACAGCAGCTCGAGCGAGCCTGCCTCGTCGCTGTAACGCTTACCGACGAGGATCGCCTCGCCGGTGCCGGTCTTCGGTCCGGCCGGCGCCGTACCCACGGTGACCAGCGGCTCGCCCGCGCACGCCAGGTCGACGTCGCCGGGGGCGGCGCGCACGACGATGAACTCGGCGGACGACGCCGCGCTCGACAGTTTGACTCCGGGCTTGATTTCCACGATGAAGTGCCCTTCGGGGATGAGGGGAACAGGTCAGCCGTACAGGCCGGGTTCGGCGGACTTCTCCGGCGCGAACAGGACGCTGTGGTCGGGCAGGGCGCCGGGCCGGGGCAGGCGGACCACCGCGGTCGCCGTCGCCGTGGACACCTCGTCCTGGTTTACGACCGCAGCCTCGATCTCTACCTCGCCGCCGAACTCGTCGGCGTCGAGAACTCGGCTGACCTGGGCGTAGACGGTGTTCGTGTCGCCGATGAGGTTGGGGCGGCGCAGCTGGGACGAGAGCCGTACCAGGTCGCCGTGGTCCCCCATCCAGTCGCTGACGACCTGCGTGAGCCAGGCGATCCGCTGCGGACCGTAGTCGAAGCTGGTCGCCTGGGACCGGTTCGCGCGGGCGTACTCGGGGTCCGCGCGCCCACCGGCTCCCATGTCGATCGTGCCCGCGTCGACGTAACGCGCCCGGTTCGTGCTCAGCGAGCCGTAGGTGAACAGGTAGAGCTCCGTGGTGGTGTAGGTGCCCTTCGGCAGCTCCGGAAGCTCCTCGCCGACCTGGACGTCGTCCCAGTACCGCGGTTGTGCGCCCCGGCGGGTCCGCTCCCACACCAGCGGATCGGGGGCGACCCGCGGCTTGTCCCCGGTATCGCTGGCTTGCACACCCTTCCCGGGGTTGACGAAGCGCAGCATCCGGTTGGTGACCCGGGCGACCGGCTCGGCGCGGTGATTGAAGTACTCGGTACGCCCCGAGCAGATCAACGCCTCACCGAGCTGCCGCATCGTCGTCGGAGTGACGTCGACCGGCGTCTCGATCGAGCGGACCCGGTCGCCGACCCAGACCGGCCGGTACCACTCGATGTCGGCGCCGAGGTAGAGGATGCTCAGGTCCTTCATCGCGACGTCCGCGGGCGGGATGTGGCCCCAGATCGAGGCGTTCGCGCCGAAGTTCATCGAGAAGACGAACGAGGGAGAGCCGACGAGTTGGTGGTACCGGCCGTCCCGGGCGTACACCGGGTCGCGGTAGAGCGGGTTGAAATCGCCGGAGCCGTCGCCGTGCCGACGCAGCCACTCTGGCGTGACCTCGCGCCAGGGCTTCGGCGTCAGCGGCTGTCCCAGGCCCTCGCGGTACTCTTTCTCGAACACGTCGAGTGTGGTGATGCGACTCATGACGGGCGTATCCCCTCGGGACTCGGGACAGCGGAGGTCGACAGCAGCTGCCACGGCAGCCGGTCGATGCGCAGGCGGGCGGAGCGCGGCGATCCCCAGACCAGCTCGGTTCCGGCCGCGGTGCGGGTGACGGTGGCGTGATAGGTCGGCGGCTCACGGTTCGTCCGGACGAGCACCTCCTCGACCGTGCGCAGACGGCGGAGGTCGTGCAGCGTCATCCAGGTGGGTGGCATCAGCGCGCGCAGCCCTTCGCCGTGCTCGGTGAGGGCTCGCTCGCCGGTGAGCCAGGCGTGCTCGGTGATCTCGAGCCCGTCCACCGTCACCGGCTGCGCCGGCGCGACGGCGAGGAAAAACCACGTCCGCACCTGCACCGGCGCTTCGGACGGCGGGATCCAGCACGACCAGGCGCGCAGCGATTCCGGCGGCAGCACCAGGCCGGTCTCCTCGCGCAGTTCGCGCACGGCCGCGCGGCGGACGGCGTCCGTGTCGGACGGATCCCCATCGGCCGGTTCGACTGCGCCGCCAGGGAAGACCCAGGCCCCGGCGAACGTACGGCTGTCCGGGCTGCGCCGGACCAAGAGGGTCTCCACCCCGGCCGGACCGTCGCGGAGCACGACGACGGTCGCTGCCGACCTCACGAGCGCCACTTCCCTCTGCCCAGGACGAACCGGCCTTCCGCCCGGGCGGTCACGCGGCCCTCGACGCTGACCGTCGCCCAGGCGTACGTGGTGGTGCCGTCGATCTCGCTGTGGCTCGCCTCCACCGTCAGCCGGGAACCCAGCGGCGTCGGGGCCAGGTACCGCACGGACAGCTGCGCGGTGAGGCTGGAGCGTCCGACCCCGTGCAGGTAGATGCCGAGCGCATGGTCGAGCAGCACGGCGACGTAACCACCGTGGACGACCTTCGGCGGGCCACCGAACTCGGGCCCGAGCACGGTCGTGCCGGTTGCGCGGCCGCCGTCCACGCGCATCCGCAGCGGCGGCGAGACCGGATTGAACAGCGCCCAGGCGTCGCCGGTTTCGACCGGCGCGGCACCGGGGCGGAAGTACCACGGCTGCTGGGCCGACGGACCCCGAAGCTCCCTGGCCAGTTCGTCGACCCGCTCGGCGACCTCGGCAGCGCGGGCGTCGTCCAGTTCCGCGATGACGCTCAGCGCATTCAGCTCGCGCAACCGGGCCACCAGCTCCGCTCGTCCCTGAAGGG from Cryptosporangium minutisporangium includes these protein-coding regions:
- a CDS encoding PaaI family thioesterase produces the protein MSSSLQGRAELVARLRELNALSVIAELDDARAAEVAERVDELARELRGPSAQQPWYFRPGAAPVETGDAWALFNPVSPPLRMRVDGGRATGTTVLGPEFGGPPKVVHGGYVAVLLDHALGIYLHGVGRSSLTAQLSVRYLAPTPLGSRLTVEASHSEIDGTTTYAWATVSVEGRVTARAEGRFVLGRGKWRS
- a CDS encoding NUDIX hydrolase; protein product: MRSAATVVVLRDGPAGVETLLVRRSPDSRTFAGAWVFPGGAVEPADGDPSDTDAVRRAAVRELREETGLVLPPESLRAWSCWIPPSEAPVQVRTWFFLAVAPAQPVTVDGLEITEHAWLTGERALTEHGEGLRALMPPTWMTLHDLRRLRTVEEVLVRTNREPPTYHATVTRTAAGTELVWGSPRSARLRIDRLPWQLLSTSAVPSPEGIRPS
- a CDS encoding FAS1-like dehydratase domain-containing protein — translated: MSRITTLDVFEKEYREGLGQPLTPKPWREVTPEWLRRHGDGSGDFNPLYRDPVYARDGRYHQLVGSPSFVFSMNFGANASIWGHIPPADVAMKDLSILYLGADIEWYRPVWVGDRVRSIETPVDVTPTTMRQLGEALICSGRTEYFNHRAEPVARVTNRMLRFVNPGKGVQASDTGDKPRVAPDPLVWERTRRGAQPRYWDDVQVGEELPELPKGTYTTTELYLFTYGSLSTNRARYVDAGTIDMGAGGRADPEYARANRSQATSFDYGPQRIAWLTQVVSDWMGDHGDLVRLSSQLRRPNLIGDTNTVYAQVSRVLDADEFGGEVEIEAAVVNQDEVSTATATAVVRLPRPGALPDHSVLFAPEKSAEPGLYG